The following are encoded in a window of Penicillium oxalicum strain HP7-1 chromosome II, whole genome shotgun sequence genomic DNA:
- a CDS encoding Aspartate--tRNA ligase, cytoplasmic yields the protein MADSELPTRPKPEETTQATPAEGGDSKNASKNALKKAAKEKAKAEKAAARAAQEKAQAAAAEANDTAKGLYGQLPETNDVISATRFSELSEEYYEKEVTVVARVDNARVQSAKLAFLMLRQQGQKVQAVIAAAEPISRQMIKYTGGLNVNSIVQVTGIVKKPEIPISSATISHLELHIRKVYMISEAAQMLPMQVKDAERPPPTEAEEGQVDAEGAPIVTLKTRLDNRVLDLQTETSQAITWISSGVAQLFSEYMIKSGSRWIFTPKLVGAATEGGSNVFEVKYFKRNAYLAQSPQLYKQMCIAGDMESVFEIAPVFRAEDSNTHRHLTEFAGLDFEKTFQNHYHEVLDFAEDLLVFILTQLKERYAPQIATIQKSYPKAGDFKLPKDGKALRLNYMDGVALLKEAGVDMSEQERFENDFTTAMEKQLGQIIRDKYDTDFYVLDKFPMAVRPFYTKADPKDSRFSNSYDFFMRGEEIMSGAQRINDIKELEASMRAKGLDPTQEGFEDYLNAFRQGCPPHAGGGLGMNRIVMFFLGLPNVRLASLFPRDPQRLRP from the exons ATGGCGGACTCCGAATTACCCACTCGTCCTAAGCCGGAAGAGACCACCCAGGCCACGCCTGCGGAAGGCGGCGACTCCAAGAACGCCAGCAAGAATGCCCTGAAGAAAgccgccaaggagaaggcaAAGGCCGAAAAGGCTGCTGCTCGTGCAGCTCAGGAGAAAGCGCAAGCTGCGGCCGCCGAGGCTAACGACACTGCAAAGGGTCTGTATGGCCAGCTTCCCGAAACCAACGACGTCATTTCTGCTACACGCTTCAGCGAGCTTTCAGAAGAGTATTACGAGAAGGAAGTGACGGTCGTGGCACGCGTCGATAATGCGCGCGTACAGAGTGCCAAGCTTGCTTTCCTGATGCTGCGCCAGCAGGGACAGAAGGTCCAAGCCGTCATTGCAGCTGCGGAGCCCATCTCTCGTCAGATGATCAAGTACACCGGCGGATTGAACGTGAACTCCATTGTGCAGGTCACCGGTATTGTGAAGAAGCCTGAGATCCCCATTTCCTCCGCAACCATCAGCCATCTCGAGCTCCACATTCGCAAGGTGTACATGATCTCCGAGGCCGCGCAGATGCTCCCAATGCAAGTGAAAGATGCGGAACGTCCTCCCCCTACCGAGGCTGAGGAAGGGCAGGTCGACGCCGAAGGTGCTCCTATCGTCACTTTGAAGACCCGTCTGGACAACCGTGTGCTGGATCTTCAAACAGAGACTAGCCAGGCCATCACCTGGATCTCCAGCGGTGTCGCTCAGTTGTTCTCTGAATACATGATCAAGAGCGGCTCTCGATGGATCTTCACCCCCAAGCTGGTTGGTGCTGCCACGGAAGGTGGAAGCAATGTGTTCGAGGTCAAGTACTTCAAGCGCAACGCCTATCTTGCCCAGAGTCCTCAGCTGTACAAGCAGATGTGCATTGCTGGCGACATGGAGAGCGTCTTTGAGATTGCCCCTGTTTTCCGTGCAGAGGATAGCAACACCCACCGTCACTTGACTGAG TTCGCTGGTCTCGATTTCGAGAAGACCTTCCAGAACCACTATCACGAGGTTTTGGACTTCGCTGAAGATCTCCTCGTTTTCATTCTTACCCAACTCAAGGAGCGTTACGCTCCTCAAATCGCCACTATCCAAAAGTCTTATCCCAAGGCAGGCGACTTCAAGCTTCCCAAGGATGGCAAGGCCTTGCGTCTGAACTACATGGACGGTGTCGCCCTCTTGAAGGAAGCCGGTGTTGACATGTCCGAGCAAGAGCGCTTCGAGAACGACTTCACCACTGCCATGGAGAAGCAGCTGGGTCAAATCATCCGTGACAAGTACGACACCGACTTCTACGTCCTTGACAAATTCCCTATGGCGGTTCGTCCTTTCTACACCAAGGCCGACCCGAAGGACAGCCGCTTCTCCAACTCGTATGACTTCTTCATGCGCGGTGAGGAGATCATGTCTGGAGCGCAGCGTATCAACGACATCAAGGAGCTGGAGGCTTCTATGCGTGCCAAGGGCTTGGACCCCACTCAAGAGGGCTTCGAAGATTACCTCAATGCCTTCCGTCAAGGCTGCCCGCCTCACGCTGGAGGTGGCCTGGGTATGAACCGTATCGTGATGTTCTTCCTTGGTCTTCCCAATGTTCGCTTGGCTTCGCTGTTCCCTCGTGACCCACAGCGCCTGCGGCCATGA
- a CDS encoding putative CDP-alcohol phosphatidyltransferase, protein MRPTAMPRSLGLFQTARVGYSLGRRAIQTASSSRIPNFAFAFDIDGVLLRASKPIPGAAKSLRLLKDQGIPFILLTNGGGKHETERVAEISEKLDVSLDSTHIVQSHSPFAELVKGEDETSALEHKCILVAGGDGDSCRRVAERYGFKNVVTPGDIFMANPAIWPFSKNYTDYYKTFARPLPRISGSQDSTNGLKIDAVFVFNDPRDWALDTQVIMDLLLSSNGVMGTLSEKNGRSDLPNHGYQQDGQPSLYFSNPDLWWAAAYHLPRLGQGGFREALEGVWAATTGGPSKGIELKKTVIGKPYQATYEFAERQLLRNRAHSFSSATNLPPLERVYMVGDNPESDIRGANSYRSEMGSSWQSILVRTGVYSGGEPIWTPQVIADDVQEAVQWALKASKWN, encoded by the exons ATGAGGCCCACGGCAATGCCACGATCACTCGGGCTATTCCAGACCGCCCGAGTCGGGTACTCGTTGGGTCGCCGCGCTATCCAGACCGCAAGCAGCTCGCGCATCCCTAACTTCGCATTTGCATTCGA CATTGACGGCGTCCTCCTTCGAGCTTCAAAACCGATCCCCGGCGCGGCCAAGTCATTGCGCCTACTAAAGGACCAAGGCATTCCGTTCATCCTCCTCACGAATGGCGGTGGAAAACATGAGACAGAGCGTGTGGCGGAAATCAGTGAGAAGCTCGATGTATCTCTGGACTCGACGCATATAGTTCAGAGTCACTCCCCTTTTGCGGAACTCGTCAAAGGTGAGGACGAGACCAGTGCTCTGGAACATAAGTGCATTTTAGTCGCAGGCGGCGATGGTGACAGCTGCAGACGTGTTGCTGAACG GTATGGGTTCAAGAACGTTGTGACCCCGGGCGATATTTTCATGGCCAATCCTGCTATCTGGCCATTTTCGAAGAACTACACGGACTATTACAAGACGTTCGCGcgccctcttcctcgaaTTTCTGGGTCACAGGATTCAACCAATGGGCTTAAAATCGATGCGGTGTTCGTTTTCAATGATCCTCGAGATTGGGCCCTAGACACGCAGGTGATCATGGATCTGTTGCTCTCCTCCAATGGAGTCATGGGTACCCTTTCGGAAAAGAACGGCCGGTCCGATCTGCCCAATCATGGTTACCAACAAGACGGGCAACCCTCTTTGTATTTCTCGAATCCTGATCTGTGGTGGGCAGCTGCCTACCATCTGCCTCGACTTGGCCAAGGAGGGTTCCGAGAAGCACTCGAAGGCGTTTGGGCTGCAACCACGGGCGGCCCCAGCAAGGGTATTGAGTTGAAGAAGACCGTGATTGGAAAGCCCTATCAAGCGACTTATGAATTCGCAGAAAGACAACTTCTGCGCAATCGAGCGCACTCTTTCAGCAGTGCAACAAACCTTCCTCCTTTGGAACGAGTATACATGGTCGGTGATAATCCCGAGTCGGACATCCGGGGTGCCAATTCATACAGAAGTGAGATGGGCAGCAGCTGGCAGTCCATCCTTGTGCGCACAGGTGTGTATAGCGGTGGCGAGCCGATATGGACTCCACAAGTTATTGCAGATGATGTTCAGGAGGCTGTTCAATGGGCATTGAAGGCCTCAAAGTGGAATTAG